A part of Quatrionicoccus australiensis genomic DNA contains:
- a CDS encoding YbhB/YbcL family Raf kinase inhibitor-like protein: MQCKNSNFSLLTVLALVAGLAQAAEFKVESASQSDGRLPAAQYADTFGCQGGNQSPQVKWSGAPAGTLSFVITMYDPDAPTGSGWWHWVIANIPASVNELPAGAGSVGGQLPAGALSIANDASQPGYLGACPPVGQNHRYIITVHALKVEKLELPPNATPALVGFMSWANGLGKASLTLHGAR; this comes from the coding sequence ATGCAATGCAAAAACAGCAATTTCAGCCTGTTGACCGTGCTGGCGCTCGTCGCCGGTCTCGCCCAGGCCGCCGAGTTCAAGGTGGAGAGCGCCAGCCAGAGCGACGGCCGGCTGCCCGCCGCGCAGTACGCCGACACGTTCGGCTGCCAGGGCGGCAACCAGTCGCCGCAGGTCAAATGGTCCGGCGCGCCGGCCGGTACCCTGAGTTTTGTCATCACCATGTACGACCCTGACGCGCCGACCGGTTCCGGCTGGTGGCACTGGGTGATCGCCAACATCCCGGCCAGCGTGAACGAATTGCCGGCCGGCGCCGGCAGCGTCGGCGGCCAGCTGCCGGCCGGGGCCTTGAGCATCGCCAACGACGCCAGCCAGCCCGGTTATCTCGGCGCCTGCCCGCCGGTCGGGCAGAATCACCGCTACATCATCACCGTGCATGCGCTCAAGGTCGAAAAGCTCGAACTGCCGCCCAACGCGACGCCGGCGCTGGTCGGTTTCATGAGCTGGGCGAACGGTCTGGGCAAGGCCAGCCTGACTTTGCACGGGGCGCGTTGA